One window of the Candidatus Ancaeobacter aquaticus genome contains the following:
- a CDS encoding MlaD family protein, with protein MKERTTDFTVGIFVMIGLILLSIMVVKFGNYSYTEKHYELISVFKFTNGVVVGAPVRCAGVEVGKVQELRFSEKKEFGVDVVCSLKSGTVIRKDALVVINSLGIMGEKYVEFLPQSITSPVLSDGDVIRGVDPVAMSEIMQEGRDIAQKVDDVIADWNNEKMQEKVKQAVTNIENITNEETQESVKAILDNVETITGSPNKENIERAIKNFREFSENANRVTMKIEGIVDANEEFFKTFGKDFSDAINSFKNVVNNIEKGEGTVGQLIKDDEIGKDIKDFIKDIKANPWKLFIRGKEKKPSTNKQQQQKVFGIF; from the coding sequence ATGAAGGAAAGAACCACTGATTTTACCGTTGGTATATTTGTTATGATTGGTCTTATACTCCTGAGCATAATGGTTGTAAAATTCGGAAATTACAGTTATACAGAAAAACATTATGAGCTTATCTCAGTATTTAAGTTTACCAACGGTGTTGTTGTCGGTGCTCCGGTACGCTGTGCCGGTGTTGAAGTTGGAAAAGTGCAGGAACTCCGCTTTTCTGAAAAGAAAGAGTTTGGCGTTGATGTTGTGTGCAGTCTTAAGTCTGGGACTGTTATACGAAAAGATGCGCTTGTTGTGATCAATTCACTTGGAATTATGGGTGAAAAATATGTTGAATTCTTACCGCAAAGCATTACGTCGCCCGTTCTTTCTGATGGGGATGTCATAAGAGGAGTGGATCCGGTTGCCATGTCAGAGATTATGCAAGAAGGTCGCGATATTGCGCAAAAGGTCGATGATGTTATCGCTGACTGGAATAATGAAAAGATGCAGGAAAAAGTAAAACAGGCAGTGACAAATATTGAGAATATAACAAATGAGGAAACACAAGAATCAGTGAAAGCAATACTAGATAATGTCGAAACTATTACCGGTTCTCCAAATAAGGAGAACATTGAACGTGCGATAAAGAACTTTAGGGAATTCAGTGAGAACGCAAATAGAGTGACTATGAAAATAGAGGGTATAGTCGATGCAAATGAAGAATTCTTTAAGACATTCGGAAAAGATTTTTCAGATGCGATAAACTCATTTAAGAATGTTGTTAATAATATTGAAAAAGGAGAAGGCACAGTAGGACAATTAATAAAAGACGATGAGATCGGTAAAGATATAAAAGATTTTATCAAGGATATTAAAGCGAATCCATGGAAATTATTTATCCGAGGAAAAGAAAAAAAACCCTCCACAAACAAACAGCAGCAACAAAAAGTGTTCGGGATTTTCTGA
- a CDS encoding ABC transporter ATP-binding protein, translating to MIEIIDLHKHFNGNSVLKGVNLTIETGETMVIIGRSGCGKSVLLKHIIGLLKPDSGKVIIDGADIAQASINEMYKMRKKFGMLFQGAALFDSMTVSENVGFGLYEHTSMSDSEIAQRIKMQLALVGLEDIEDKKPAELSGGMRKRVGLARAIAMGPQTILYDEPTTGIDPIMGDIINDLVLKLHDTLSVTSCAVTHDMTSAYKIADRIAMLYDGTIIEVGTPEEIKNSKNPYVKQFISGSAVGPIKVLND from the coding sequence ATGATTGAAATTATTGATCTGCACAAACATTTTAATGGAAATTCAGTCCTGAAAGGCGTTAACCTTACCATCGAGACTGGTGAGACTATGGTCATTATTGGGAGAAGCGGCTGTGGTAAGTCAGTATTATTAAAACATATTATCGGACTTTTAAAACCTGATTCGGGTAAGGTTATTATAGACGGGGCTGATATTGCTCAGGCAAGCATTAATGAGATGTATAAAATGCGAAAAAAGTTCGGTATGCTTTTTCAGGGTGCAGCACTTTTTGATTCTATGACGGTAAGTGAGAATGTTGGTTTCGGGTTGTATGAACATACGTCAATGAGCGATTCTGAAATTGCGCAGCGAATAAAAATGCAGTTAGCATTGGTTGGATTAGAGGATATTGAAGACAAGAAACCGGCTGAATTATCAGGGGGAATGCGTAAACGCGTTGGTCTTGCCCGTGCTATTGCAATGGGGCCGCAAACAATATTATATGATGAGCCGACAACGGGTATTGACCCTATTATGGGGGATATTATAAATGACCTTGTATTGAAACTTCATGATACGCTGTCTGTAACGAGTTGTGCAGTAACACACGATATGACAAGTGCATACAAGATAGCGGATAGGATTGCGATGTTGTATGACGGGACAATTATAGAAGTAGGGACTCCTGAAGAGATTAAAAATTCAAAAAATCCTTATGTGAAACAGTTTATTTCCGGTAGTGCGGTTGGCCCAATTAAAGTGCTTAATGATTAA
- a CDS encoding ABC transporter permease — protein MKHKLEAVRQGLLNWVIRVGSLTNMFFRTLHYVVVDPPRRSMIFKQMYEIGVLSLPVVLITGAFTGMVLAVQTYYQFHKITMESAVGIIVGLSMTNELGPVLTAIMIAGRVGAAMAAELGTMKVTEQIDALKTLAVDPIKYLIAPRFIAAVALVPILTVFSVFVGIVGGYIVGVELKGINATFFIRNMLDYTTPEDLFSGLIKTVVFAIIIAIVSCYEGFNARGGAEGVGNAATKAVVSSAITILIVDFFLSMILF, from the coding sequence ATGAAACATAAACTCGAAGCTGTAAGACAGGGTCTTTTAAACTGGGTAATTCGGGTTGGTAGTCTTACCAACATGTTTTTTAGAACGCTCCATTATGTTGTTGTTGATCCTCCTCGCCGATCAATGATTTTTAAGCAGATGTATGAAATAGGCGTGTTGAGCCTTCCTGTAGTCCTAATAACCGGTGCGTTCACCGGTATGGTTCTCGCTGTTCAGACCTACTATCAATTTCATAAGATCACCATGGAATCCGCGGTTGGTATTATTGTCGGATTATCCATGACAAACGAGTTGGGCCCTGTACTCACAGCAATCATGATCGCCGGTCGAGTTGGTGCGGCTATGGCTGCGGAACTCGGCACGATGAAAGTTACCGAGCAAATTGATGCGTTAAAAACACTAGCGGTTGATCCTATAAAATATTTAATTGCCCCGCGCTTTATTGCAGCAGTTGCACTTGTTCCCATTTTAACTGTATTTTCTGTTTTTGTTGGTATTGTTGGAGGGTACATTGTAGGTGTTGAACTTAAAGGAATAAATGCGACATTCTTTATTAGGAATATGCTGGATTATACGACACCCGAAGATTTGTTTAGCGGCCTTATTAAAACGGTTGTATTTGCTATTATTATAGCGATTGTAAGCTGTTATGAAGGGTTTAATGCGCGAGGTGGAGCAGAAGGCGTTGGTAATGCCGCAACAAAAGCAGTTGTATCATCTGCTATTACAATATTAATAGTTGATTTCTTTTTATCGATGATACTTTTTTAA
- a CDS encoding ATP-dependent Clp protease ATP-binding subunit produces the protein MFDRFTNRARQVIIIARKEADRFNHNYIGTEHLLLGIIKLGQGVAVNVLRKMGLDFETIRLEVEKAVGSGPETKTIGDIPLTSRAKKVIELSIEEAKNLNHSYVGTEHLLLGLLREGEGVAARILKNLDIDIEQVRAEVLNELEIGMAPGSQGEEGYNLAEGAERREGTETPALKAFGRDLTELAQDKKLDPVIGRHEEIERVIQVLCRRTKNNPVLIGEAGVGKTAIVEGLAQEIVSGNIPEILRDKRMITLDLALMVAGTKYRGQFEERIKAVMDEIRKAKNVILFIDELHTLVGAGAAEGAIDASNILKPALSRGELQCVGATTVNEYRKFIEKDAALERRFQMIMVEPPSVDQTVQILMGLRDKYQDHHKACITDEAVAAAAKLSDRYITGRFLPDKAIDLMDEAGAKARISVMTRPPEIKIMEGDIEDARKEKEKSIAEQDYEKAAAMRDKERELRKKLDTLISRWKDKGMDKEVVVTAEDIAHIISKWTGIPLTRLGEGETEKLLRMEEEIHKRVVGQDAPVTAISKALRRSRADLKDPKRPIGSFIFLGPTGVGKTLVARALAEFMFGNEDALIQIDMSEYMEKFAVSRLTGSPPGYVGFEEGGQLTEQIRRKPYSVVLFDEVDKAHPDVMNLLLQVLEEGKLTDNLGRKVDFRNTIVILTTNIGAELLKKQATVGFAAQNEEGTFDALKDKILGEAKKAFKPEFLNRVDESIVFRTLNKVDLIKIVDIELQRIYDRLEKQSIKLVIDKKSKEYIVEKGYDPKFGARPIKRAIQRYVEDPLAEYLLKKNHKEKDKVSIKSMLENDSIVFK, from the coding sequence ATGTTTGATAGATTTACTAATAGAGCACGGCAAGTAATCATAATTGCCCGTAAAGAAGCTGATAGATTTAATCATAATTATATAGGTACGGAACACTTGCTTTTGGGAATTATAAAGCTGGGACAAGGTGTTGCAGTAAATGTTTTAAGAAAAATGGGACTTGATTTTGAGACGATCCGACTTGAGGTTGAAAAAGCCGTTGGAAGCGGGCCGGAAACAAAAACAATAGGTGATATTCCACTTACTTCACGGGCTAAAAAAGTAATTGAACTTTCAATTGAAGAAGCAAAGAACCTTAATCATAGTTATGTCGGCACGGAACATCTTTTGTTGGGTCTTTTAAGAGAAGGAGAAGGTGTTGCCGCCCGTATATTAAAAAATCTTGATATTGACATTGAGCAAGTGCGTGCGGAAGTGTTAAATGAACTTGAGATAGGTATGGCACCGGGTTCTCAGGGAGAGGAAGGCTATAATCTCGCTGAAGGTGCGGAAAGAAGAGAGGGGACAGAAACACCCGCTCTGAAAGCTTTCGGCCGTGACCTAACAGAACTTGCTCAAGACAAAAAGCTTGATCCTGTTATTGGCCGGCATGAGGAGATTGAACGTGTTATCCAAGTGCTTTGTCGACGCACAAAAAATAATCCGGTATTGATCGGTGAGGCAGGTGTTGGTAAAACAGCTATTGTGGAAGGGCTGGCACAGGAAATTGTCAGCGGTAATATACCTGAAATATTGCGTGATAAACGTATGATCACTTTAGACCTCGCGTTAATGGTTGCAGGGACAAAATACCGAGGGCAGTTTGAGGAACGGATTAAAGCGGTGATGGATGAAATTAGAAAAGCAAAAAATGTTATTCTTTTCATTGATGAGCTTCATACCCTTGTTGGCGCTGGTGCGGCAGAAGGGGCAATTGACGCGTCAAACATATTGAAACCAGCTTTATCACGTGGCGAATTGCAGTGTGTTGGCGCAACGACTGTAAATGAGTACCGGAAGTTTATCGAAAAAGATGCAGCACTTGAAAGAAGATTCCAAATGATCATGGTTGAACCGCCATCAGTTGATCAGACTGTTCAGATTTTAATGGGGTTAAGAGACAAGTACCAGGACCATCATAAAGCATGTATAACTGATGAGGCTGTTGCTGCTGCTGCGAAACTGTCCGACAGGTATATTACGGGACGATTTCTTCCCGATAAGGCGATAGATCTTATGGATGAAGCTGGTGCAAAAGCTCGCATATCCGTCATGACTCGTCCTCCAGAAATAAAGATCATGGAGGGTGATATTGAAGATGCACGTAAAGAAAAAGAAAAGTCAATTGCCGAGCAGGATTATGAAAAAGCTGCTGCCATGAGAGATAAGGAAAGAGAGCTCAGAAAGAAGCTTGATACTTTGATATCTAGATGGAAAGATAAAGGTATGGATAAGGAAGTGGTGGTAACTGCGGAAGATATCGCCCATATAATATCAAAATGGACCGGTATTCCTTTGACACGGCTTGGTGAAGGAGAAACTGAGAAACTGCTTCGTATGGAAGAGGAAATACATAAAAGAGTAGTGGGGCAAGATGCTCCGGTTACGGCTATATCAAAGGCTTTGAGACGGTCCCGTGCGGACCTAAAAGATCCTAAAAGGCCTATAGGATCATTCATTTTCTTGGGACCAACCGGTGTTGGAAAGACGCTTGTTGCGCGTGCGCTAGCCGAATTCATGTTTGGTAATGAAGATGCCCTCATCCAAATAGATATGTCAGAATACATGGAGAAGTTTGCTGTATCACGTCTTACCGGGTCACCTCCGGGATATGTCGGATTTGAAGAGGGCGGACAGCTTACAGAACAAATTCGTCGTAAGCCGTACTCTGTTGTGCTCTTTGATGAGGTGGATAAAGCGCATCCTGATGTTATGAACCTTCTTCTCCAAGTTTTAGAAGAAGGAAAACTTACAGACAATTTAGGAAGAAAAGTTGATTTCCGTAATACGATCGTTATTCTTACCACAAATATTGGCGCAGAGCTCTTAAAAAAACAAGCTACCGTAGGTTTTGCCGCGCAAAATGAAGAGGGTACGTTTGATGCGTTGAAAGATAAAATTCTTGGTGAAGCAAAGAAAGCGTTTAAACCGGAATTTTTGAACAGAGTTGATGAAAGCATTGTTTTTCGAACACTTAATAAAGTTGATCTGATCAAAATTGTTGATATTGAACTGCAACGAATTTATGACCGTCTTGAAAAACAAAGTATAAAATTGGTTATCGACAAGAAATCAAAAGAATATATTGTTGAAAAAGGTTATGATCCTAAATTTGGCGCTCGTCCAATAAAACGAGCTATACAGCGATATGTTGAGGATCCTCTTGCTGAATATTTGCTCAAAAAGAATCATAAGGAAAAAGATAAAGTTAGTATTAAATCAATGCTTGAAAACGATTCTATCGTGTTTAAATAA